A segment of the Bos javanicus breed banteng chromosome 22, ARS-OSU_banteng_1.0, whole genome shotgun sequence genome:
ACGCTCATCAACTGGTGAACACATAAACAAAACGCGGCCTAGGCACAGAACGGAATACTACTCGGTCACTAAAGCGAACAGTATGTTGACTCATGTTACAACAGAGGTGAACTCTGAAAACACGCTGAGTTGAGAAGCCAAACAGAAAGGCCTGCTTATTGTAGGATTCCACTTAAcgtgtccagaacaggcaaattcacAGAAATACTGATTTACTGAttgaaatcaaccttgaatattcattggaaggactgatgcggaagctgatgctccaatactttgaccacctgatgaatggactcattggaaaagaccctgatgctgggaaagattgaaggcaggagaaggggacgacagaagatgagatggttggatggcgtcactgactcaaaggacatgagtccgACCAAGttctgtgagatagtgaagggcagggaggcctggcgtgctgcagtcatggggtcacagacagccggactgaacagcagcaaagcAGTCACCAGGGGCTGGAAGGAGGGAATAGGCAGTGACTCAAAgcagagttttttctttttaagatgatGAAAACGTTCTAAAAATAGACTATACTGACAGCTGCACTACTCTGAATATAATAAAAGTCCTCTGAACTGtgtattttatctcaataaagctgttatctCACCACACAAATGTGTGACTTTAGACCAGTCACCTGACCTCACCATGAGTCACCATGTGAGTTTCCCAACACAAATCGAGGGTGATGATCACGGGGTCACTGAGAGAATGACGACGTGACGAGTGGAAATCTCTCGCGCTGCCCAACACGTGGCGGCTTCTCCCTGTGGGCGAGCTCTGCTCCCTCCCACTGAGGAGCTGAAGACTCCCATGTTCTGATGTGAGTTCTCGCTCAGTAGAGCTGGGACAAAGCCCTGTGCCAGCTCAGAGGACACTTCCAGTGTCAGATGCCATGTGAAATGTGCTACATACGCTACTTCATTTAGGCTTCAAGTGACCCCTATTtgacagatgaaaataaaaacaggcaaCTGTCCTAAGGGCGGACCACCAGTTACGTGAGCACCAGAGTCCAGGGGGCCTTCTCACACAGGGGCGCCTGCTGAGGTCCCCCCGACACTGCAGATACCTGCAGGAACTGACACCCACATTTAAAAGGAGAACGCATCTGGGCTCGGGGGGCTCTGTGACTTGCTCAAGGCCCTGCAGCCTGGAAGACGAGGGAAGGCTTCAGAGCGGACGGAAGAAGGTCCCGGGTCGAACCTCCTCCCAGTGCCTACAGCTCAGACCCCAGCCGCACTTACTTGATGATGGGGTTCTCGAACTGCTTGGCGCAGCGCCACTGGCGGATGCAGGACAGGCAGTACGTGTGGCTGCAGCTGGACAGGATCCCAAACCTGCGCTCCGAGGCCGACGCCTTCTCCAGGACCACCTCCATGCAGATGCTGCACACCTTGTCCTGGCTCGCCTGGAGGGCGAAGGCCTTCTCCATCTCGTGCTCGAACGCTGCCATGCAGACCTGACGCACGGAGTGGGGAGCCTGAGGTCCGGGAGCAGCTGGGCCCACGCGGCCAGCTCGGGCCGGGGCCCAAGGCTGCCAGGCAGGGCCTGCGTGCGGGACGGCGCGCTCTCAGGCCACCACTGGCTCGGCCCTCTGCCCTCCAGCACTGCTCCTGGGTCGCCTCCAATTTAAACCCGAGATCAGAGGCCCGAGAAGGCTGCAGGGCCAACGTGGGGTCACGGAGGTTGCCAGGACTGTCACCCTGGTGTCCTGGCCCCTTGGGCACTGCCCTTCCCCACACCAACACCAGACACGGTGAGCAATTCTTAAGCTAAAACATCGGGCTGACAGGCCAGGGTCGGAGGTCGTCAGCATCACCTCCTCCCAGGAGCAGCAGTCACCAGACGCACCCCTCCACTCTGGAAGCAGGTGAACACATCCCGGAGCAGCACCACGTGCCAGGCACCGGAGTCAACGCGAGGGATACGCAGCCCTAGGCCCTGGCACCGTGGACGCACACTGAGCACTgcatccctgggaggagggcagctCTCAGCGGTGCTCACCTCCACAAGCCCTGGAGACGGCGGAGGGTGCAGCCCACCCACAGCCTGTGCTGAGCAGAGGCCTCCAGAAGACGCTGGAGCCTCCGGCCCTGCACGGTCCCTCCCAGCAGCGGGCTCCTCACACTCTCCGGGGCCGGCCTGGCTGGCCAGGCCCAGGATGCAGGTATTACTGGCAGAAAGACGCGGACAGAGCTACCAAGGATTTCATCACCCAGTGCGCCCCCCACTCCTTCAGACGCGTTCACGTCAAGCTGGGCACTGTACCTTCTCGTGAGCTTTCCTCTGCTCGGGGTCGAAGGGGTGCAGGACGCGTAGCCTACAGATCTCGCACACGTCCCCATGCAGGTAGACACACGCATCCCCAAAGCGGCACTCCCCAGCGGCCGCGTAGGGGCACAGCTGCTGCCCGCCGCCGTACGAGCTGCCAGCCTCCAGGTCGTCCAGGCCGCTCCGGATGGCGTCCAGGTAGGAGTGCGGCCTCAGCTCGGGGCCGCTCTGTGCGTCGCTGCAGCCCCCGGGGCTACTCCCCACGCCAGGGCAGGTCCTGTCTTCAGCCATGCCGGAGAGATCTGAAGAGAAAATGCCCAGCACACAGACTTGTGAACACCGGCCCCACCTTTCTAGGAAGCCATCAGTCAAAACCTGACAAATTAACCCTGACTTTGGGAGTTTCACCCTTGGGAAcgtatggaaaaaaaataaaggccagaggggaaaaaatgttcaGAGTGATATTACTTAGGATTGtaataaaaaccaaaaagccATAATTGGCAACACAGGGAAATAGCAAAGCAGACggtgatacatttatataaaagaatgtgaaagttgctttttaaaaacggCAAGTATGGAAATGTCAACACACGGACCAGTTACacttgaaaaaagagaaaaagtcaaaTGGAATCCAGAATGATGTCAACAGGATTACAGAGACTTCCTTTTCACCAGTCACTTTACGGTGAGGAGACTAAAGATCCGGGGCAGGCTTCTGGCCCTTCAGCCACCATCCACCTCTCAGCCAGGAGCTGCCGCTGCCCCGGCACACACTCCTAACCTCCTCAGAGGGGGTATCTATGGGACGGACCTGTTGTTTGCTTAGTAGGGTATCTGCCTATCTTATGCTGAACAATTTCCAGAAGTAGAAACTCCTTCACCTGCTGAGAACCAGCCAATAAAAACAACTACAGTTTGTAGTCTCTGACCCAGGCAGACCCTGTTCCAGGGCACAGACCACTCCTCAAACCGTGACGGGCTCTTCTGTTTCTGAAAGTGCAACTGGTTCAGCGTGAGGACTAAGACTGTGAACCGACGGAGAAGGGAAACAGCGAAACACGCACTTCATCAAAATGTGGAGCTCTGCGACGAGCAGCCTGCGGCCTCTCAGAACTAGGCCGGCACCCCACGAGGTGCCAGCAGCGGCCCTTCCCCACCTCGGGCACGAGGCCAGACGTGTGGCCTGAGCGCCCTGCAGCAGAGGAGGCTGTTCTCAGGGGGCTCTGGGTAGGTGCTGAGGGGCCCTGACAGGGAAGCCTACAACGCGAGGGTGCTGTTCAAAGGGGAGACAGGGCTGTGCCTACTCACTTCGGTCTCTCAGTACCAACGTCCTTTTCTCACGCTTCCCAGGCTCGTGTAAGTTAGTCTTCACGATTGATGCAGTGAGCTCAGAAGCAGGGCGAGGGCTGTGGAAACCCGGGGAGGGCACCCCGTGGGGCATGGTGCCCACGGCCCCACCAGCCGCAGCAGAGGGCCTCGTGTGATCATACCTGAGCAAGACACACGCAGAGGCATCAGGACCCCCCCATGCACACGCCTCACCCGCCCCAGGCCGCAGCGGCTCCCCTTCTGCTCCATCTGCGCACGTGGACAGGGAGACAGTCTTCTCTTGTACTTTAATCGATAAAACTCTTACCAACTGGTAAGAACTGCCTGGCAATTCAGAGTGGGTGGTACACTGCTGTCTCTTACTTCCTCTGAGTGCCCTTGTGGAACTTGAGCGGGATGGACCTGCTGCCCAGACCACGCGGAGCCCAACCCGCCAGGAGATGCTGGCTGTTCCCTGGACTCCTGGGGGCGCCTGCTGGCGGGAGCAGAGCAGGGCGGGCCAAGTGCCCGCGTCCAGGGAACACAGGGAGGGACAGAGGGCGCCCCCGGTCTAGGAGGCAGAGCAGCCGCTCTATGTGTGCACAGGGAAAAGGCACCTACAGACGGCGGTTTCAAATGAAGACTCCGTGCGCATAATGTTTGCTGCGTGGGTGCTCACACAAAAAGCTGGAAGCCACTTACGTCTCTAAAAGTAGCTAATATAGGAAGAGTTAAATGATGGTACATCAACATTATGGAAAGTTATAAAATTACAGTTAGCACCTAACAGTGGCAGCACTGGGAAGAGCTTATGACACGTTATTAAAAAAAGGCAAGACATAAAATCTTAGGTATACTGTGAATGCAAATTCATAAGAACGGGCCTGAAAGTGactttggaaaattaaaattgtttttaggGCACCAAGTTTGAGGTTTCCGAATTATTTTTGTACACTCCTTTTGAAGTTCTCCCCTCACCAAGACCCAAGGTCCAGATGAAGGATCTAAAGCCCGAGCGCCGGCTGAGGGTGGCGGCCGGCGCGGCGCGGCTCTTGCCTGCAGCGCGCCCCGTAGGCGCAGCAGCCCTTCTGGTAGTATTTGCAGACGGTGGACGGCTTGCTGTTCGCCAAGTCGTGTGAGAACAGGCACTGGCTTCCTTCCCGACACACACCGTGCATAAAATACCTGGAGAGAAAGCAGAGGCACAGGGCTTTTAGAAGCACACTTCACTTTCCAAATCACCATATTCTTGAACCaagtacacaaacacacactctccATACACTGTGTGTTCAGTGGGCACTGCAGATACCCGTGTGTCCTTGACTCGAAGACACAGTGATTTTAGGCACACCACAGCTATTTCCATGGCAGtgtttcaagaagaaaaatgatccCACATATTTCTATCTTACAATACATCCTCTTGATCTAAGAAATGTTACCCGCGTAAAATGCGAGCCTCCTAACTGAGAAAGTACACGCTGAAGACCCACTCCGTTCTCACGGAGTTTAAGGGTCTGCTTGTACAGAAGCCAGAGATCTGGACTCCAGCCCCAGTGGCGTCAGCTATCAGCACGTCGCAAACCAGCTTTGctgggccctgctgctgctgccgagtcgcttcagtcgtgcccgactctgtgcgaccccagagacggcagccaccaggctcccccgtccctgggattctccaggcaagaacactggagcgggttgccatttccttctccaatgcatgaaagtgaaaagtgaaagtgaagtcgctcagtcgtgtccgactcttcatgaccccatggactgcagcccaccaggctcctccatccatgggattttccaggcaagagtactggagcggggtgccagtgccttctccgaaacttACACTACCTACCCTACTAAACCGTGCTAAGGACCACACAGAACAGCATAGCACCAGGACAGTCACAAGTAAGAACGTCCACTAAGTCATCCAATTCCAGCCATGAAGGAGCCACAGGGAGGCTCTGTCCAGCCAGAGTAGAGGCCTCACTGAAGACTCAAGAGCGAACTGGAGCGGGAGGTGCTTTGACATTAAGGGCAAACACATTCTCAAATACAGAGATTTTAGATCTGCCCTAGTAATgtttagaaaaagagagaaaagcttcAAAACGAGCTAAATGATAGCAAATAACTTACTGGCAGTTAAAACAAACTTTAACATTCTGTGAGGGAGAATAAAATCTAAATGCTCAAAAACACAACGTTTGGCATTCAATCGAAAATTACTGGATATACcaaaaagcaggaaaatgtgACCCCCAACCAGGAGGACAATCAGTCAGGAATGGCCGGCGATAGACTCAGGAGACAAGGATTTAATTACAGCCATCACAGGTTGTGTTCAGTATGCTGGAGGCTTTAAGGGAAACACAAAGATAACATGAGAAGCGGACAATGTAACAGAGAAGCGAAGGGGACTTCCACAGCAGATGAACCAAAGGCAATGAACACACGACATGACACCACACCACGGCACCAGAGCACTGAGAAGGCCTCAGGCCTGCAGACACGTGCAGACCACCCACACTGAAGGACAGAGGGGAAGAGAGGCTTTTGCTTCCAGCTAGGAGGAGCATGGAACCTGTCCTTCCACTATGAAAAACTaggaaacagaacaaaacatATCAAACAACTGCTTTCACACATGGACAAAAGGCAGCACCAGACTGGCCTTGAAGGCGAACAAAGGCACCAAGCCCGGCTTCCTGCCGCGAGGCATGTCTGGGCCTGGAGCAGGGAGGGCGACCCCAAGCAGAGCCCTGCGGTCTTGCcgagatgaagagacagaaacTGCAGTtgaaggaggcagagggaggctcTTTTAAAAGCCTATAAATAGAATTACACGTGTACAGTGACTGACTTTTGATAAAGGTGTCAAGGTAATTCAACAAATGATGTTGGACCCAGTACacacatgaaaaaacaaaaaacatcatGTCTGCTGATGCTCCCCAATGTGAGTGAAGGATACAACACCACGGCCACGTATTCTAGCCCAAAACACTCAAACCCGAATCCAACAAAACTGTGGATCTACacatcaaagaataaaatacctagggataaacctacctaaggagtcAAAAGAAGTAGTCCAAACACTGTAAGAacacataaacagatggaaagatataccatgtttgtggactggaagaatcaatgttgtcaaaatgactatactacccaaggcaatctacagattcaatgcaatccctatcaaatttccaatggcatttttcacagaaatagaacaaaaatctCAATATCTGTATgtagacacaaaagaccccaaatagtcaaagcaatcttgagaaagaaaaacagagctggaggagtcAGGTGCCCGGACTTCagtctatactacaaagctacagtcatcaaaacagtatggcactggtACAAACCGAGAAATACACGTCAATGGACCAGGACGGAacacccagaaataagcccaaaCCAAGAAATACACGTCAATGGACCAGGGCGGAacacccagaaataagcccaaaCCGAGAAATACACATCAATGGACCAGGGCGGAacacccagaaataagcccaaaaCGAGAAATACACGTTAGTGGACCAGGACGGAACACCCATaaataagcccatgtgcctacGGTCAACCCATCTATGACAAAGGAGTAAGACTACACAATgctggaaagacagtctcttcaacaaatggtgctgggaaaactgggcaatcacatgcaaaaaaatgacAACAGATCATCTTTAACTCCGTATACAATAATAAGCTCAAAcaggattaaagacctaaatgagagcggatactataaaactcctagaagaaaacacaggcagaatacTCTCTGCAACacatcacagcaacatctttttctgatccatctcccagaataattgaaataaaaacaaaaataaacaaatgggaccaactcaaactcaaaagctttagcacagcaaaggaaactatcaacaaaacgaaaagacaactcacagattgggagaaatatttgcaaatgatgtgacagaTAAGGGATTAGTCATGATCAGaatatatacaaacagctcatgatacTTAAGAGTATCAAAACAATCAACTCActcaaaaaatgggaagaagacctaaatagacatttctccaaagacacacagatggccaataggcacacaaaaagatgttcaggATCACTAATCATtcaagaaatgcaagtcaaaactacaatgagatctCACATccaccagaatggctatcataaaaaaaatccacaattaatcactgctggagagggtatgaagagaagggaaccatcctaccctgttggtgggaatgtagactggtacagccattatagagaacagtacagaggttccttaaaaaactaaaaatagagctaccgtatgaccctgcaatcccactcctgggcgtgcACAGACGGataaaaacatgatccaaaaggatacgagcaccccagtgttcactgcagcactgttcacagcagccaagacagGGGAGCAACCTGAATGCCCATCgacaggagaatggataaagaaaacacgGCACATACAACATGAGGGATgtgactcagccattaaaaaagcaTGCAATGACACAATTTACAGCAACCACGGATGGACCCAGAGAGTATCCTACCGAGTGAAGTCCGTCAGACAGAGGAGAAGAAATACCATGTGACagcccttacatgtggaatctaaaaggaaattatacaagtgaacttacaaaatagaaactcacagacttagaaaatgagcttatggttgctgaggggaaggaagagttagggagtttgggatggccatgtacatactgctgtatcttaaatagataaccaacaaggacctactgtatagcgcgTGGGAACTCTTCAATGCTATGTGACAGGCTGGATAGGAGCGGGgcttgagatccaaccagtccatcctaaaggagatcagtcctgggtgttcattggaaggaatgatgctaaagctgaaactccaatactttggccacctcatgcgaagagctgactcattggaaaagactctgatgctgggagggattgggggcaggaggagaaggggacgacagaggatgagatggctggatggcatcaccaacttgatggacctgagtctgagtgaactccgggagttggtgatggacagggaggcctggcgtgctgcggttcatggggtcgcaaagagtcggacacgactgagcgactgaactgaactgggggagaatggatacatatatatgcatgactgagtccctttcctGTTCACCTGGAActgttacaacattgttaattggttataccaaaatacaaaataaaaaattcaagaaaaccCCGAACTGCAGATCTTTGAGTTTATAGGAAATTCAGGAGGATTGGGAACAAACTAAAAGACTTCATGATGAAGCAACCAGATAAATACAAAAGAGGAGACAGCATGTGGGGCAGGTCTCTTTACCAAGCAAGTGTCATGGGAAAAGAGTAAGGGGAGAGGGCCTTggtctggaaaacagtttggcagtttcttaaaacttAAACATAAATTTACCACAGGACTCAGCGATTCCA
Coding sequences within it:
- the MKRN2 gene encoding E3 ubiquitin-protein ligase makorin-2 isoform X3, which gives rise to MHGVCREGSQCLFSHDLANSKPSTVCKYYQKGCCAYGARCRYDHTRPSAAAGGAVGTMPHGVPSPGFHSPRPASELTASIVKTNLHEPGKREKRTLVLRDRNLSGMAEDRTCPGVGSSPGGCSDAQSGPELRPHSYLDAIRSGLDDLEAGSSYGGGQQLCPYAAAGECRFGDACVYLHGDVCEICRLRVLHPFDPEQRKAHEKVCMAAFEHEMEKAFALQASQDKVCSICMEVVLEKASASERRFGILSSCSHTYCLSCIRQWRCAKQFENPIIKSCPECRVISEFVIPSVYWVEDQNKKNELIEAFKQGMGKKACKYFEQGRGTCPFGSKCLYRHAYPDGRLAEPEKPRKQLSSEGTVRFLNSVRLWDFIENRESRHAPNTDDVDVTELGDLFMHLSGVEPSET
- the MKRN2 gene encoding E3 ubiquitin-protein ligase makorin-2 isoform X1: MSTKQVTCRYFMHGVCREGSQCLFSHDLANSKPSTVCKYYQKGCCAYGARCRYDHTRPSAAAGGAVGTMPHGVPSPGFHSPRPASELTASIVKTNLHEPGKREKRTLVLRDRNLSGMAEDRTCPGVGSSPGGCSDAQSGPELRPHSYLDAIRSGLDDLEAGSSYGGGQQLCPYAAAGECRFGDACVYLHGDVCEICRLRVLHPFDPEQRKAHEKVCMAAFEHEMEKAFALQASQDKVCSICMEVVLEKASASERRFGILSSCSHTYCLSCIRQWRCAKQFENPIIKSCPECRVISEFVIPSVYWVEDQNKKNELIEAFKQGMGKKACKYFEQGRGTCPFGSKCLYRHAYPDGRLAEPEKPRKQLSSEGTVRFLNSVRLWDFIENRESRHAPNTDDVDVTELGDLFMHLSGVEPSET
- the MKRN2 gene encoding E3 ubiquitin-protein ligase makorin-2 isoform X2; the encoded protein is MASPTRWTYFMHGVCREGSQCLFSHDLANSKPSTVCKYYQKGCCAYGARCRYDHTRPSAAAGGAVGTMPHGVPSPGFHSPRPASELTASIVKTNLHEPGKREKRTLVLRDRNLSGMAEDRTCPGVGSSPGGCSDAQSGPELRPHSYLDAIRSGLDDLEAGSSYGGGQQLCPYAAAGECRFGDACVYLHGDVCEICRLRVLHPFDPEQRKAHEKVCMAAFEHEMEKAFALQASQDKVCSICMEVVLEKASASERRFGILSSCSHTYCLSCIRQWRCAKQFENPIIKSCPECRVISEFVIPSVYWVEDQNKKNELIEAFKQGMGKKACKYFEQGRGTCPFGSKCLYRHAYPDGRLAEPEKPRKQLSSEGTVRFLNSVRLWDFIENRESRHAPNTDDVDVTELGDLFMHLSGVEPSET
- the MKRN2 gene encoding E3 ubiquitin-protein ligase makorin-2 isoform X4, whose translation is MSTKQVTCRYFMHGVCREGSQCLFSHDLANSKPSTVCKYYQKGCCAYGARCRYDHTRPSAAAGGAVGTMPHGVPSPGFHSPRPASELTASIVKTNLHEPGKREKRTLVLRDRNLSGMAEDRTCPGVGSSPGGCSDAQSGPELRPHSYLDAIRSGLDDLEAGSSYGGGQQLCPYAAAGECRFGDACVYLHGDVCEICRLRVLHPFDPEQRKAHEKVCMAAFEHEMEKAFALQASQDKVCSICMEVVLEKASASERRFGILSSCSHTYCLSCIRQWRCAKQFENPIIKKKACKYFEQGRGTCPFGSKCLYRHAYPDGRLAEPEKPRKQLSSEGTVRFLNSVRLWDFIENRESRHAPNTDDVDVTELGDLFMHLSGVEPSET